One region of Drosophila santomea strain STO CAGO 1482 unplaced genomic scaffold, Prin_Dsan_1.1 Segkk63_quiver_pilon_ctg1_scaf, whole genome shotgun sequence genomic DNA includes:
- the LOC120457616 gene encoding probable 60S ribosomal protein L37-A translates to MTKGTSSFGKRHNKTHTLCRRCGRSSYHIQKSTCAQCGYPAAKMRSYNWSVKAKRRKTTGTGRMQHLKVVRRRFRNGFREGTQAKPKKAAQSSN, encoded by the coding sequence ATGACGAAGGGTACCTCCAGCTTTGGTAAGCGCCACAACAAGACGCACACCCTGTGCCGTCGCTGTGGCCGCTCCTCCTACCACATCCAGAAGTCCACCTGCGCCCAGTGCGGCTACCCCGCCGCCAAGATGCGTTCCTACAACTGGTCGGTGAAGGCCAAGAGGAGGAAGACCACTGGCACCGGTCGCATGCAGCACCTGAAGGTCGTGCGCCGCCGTTTCCGCAACGGATTCCGCGAGGGCACCCAGGCCAAGCCCAAGAAGGCTGCGCAGTCCAGCAACTAG